In Hermetia illucens chromosome 1, iHerIll2.2.curated.20191125, whole genome shotgun sequence, one genomic interval encodes:
- the LOC119661788 gene encoding uncharacterized protein LOC119661788, with protein MELDKESLIFLIQKYKDHKLLWDRDHKWYFNKTKKNNAWKAIADSIGITAEDAKKKISSLLGSFRREKSKGFKSIGTGGGASKVYKSDWFAFKSFDFLLNNDNVLETPKSERIKERVTKAQIADVDTEISIAHEQSAEKTCASSSSFEEIERTFAKPQPPRKKLKRTHKIDNQGDPLVEMAYTVLQQSLEPEDATKKYTDYLAAKLNQFDSMTKSILIHKINNLIFEAEMRKYSGSTSSSGFSPSSTPTLNPSPSISLLANDTQQTGLNKL; from the exons ATGGAATTAGACAAGGAATCTTTAATTTTCCTAATACAGAAGTATAAAGACCATAAATTATTGTGGGATCGTGACCATAAGTGGTATTTTAATAAAACTAAGAAAAACAATGCGTGGAAAGCCATAGCAGACTCGATCGGAATCACCGCTGAGGatgcaaaaaagaaaatatcaagCCTTCTGGGATCTTTCAGGCGAGAAAAATCAAAGGGCTTCAAATCAATTGGAACAGGTGGAG GAGCTTCGAAAGTATACAAATCAGACTGGTTTGCATTCAAGAGTTTTGATTTCCTTTTAAACAACGACAATGTGTTGGAAACACCCAAATCAGAACGGATAAAG gaaCGTGTCACTAAAGCTCAAATTGCCGACGTCGATACTGAAATCAGCATTGCACACGAACAGAGTGCAGAAAAGACATGCGCAAGTTCTTCTAGTTTCGAGGAAATTGAAAGGACTTTTGCAAAACCTCAACCACccaggaaaaaattaaaaaggaccCACAAGATTGATAATCAGGGAGATCCGCTAGTCGAAATGGCTTATACAGTTTTACAGCAGTCCTTGGAACCAGAAGATGCAACAAAGAAATATACAGATTATCTTGCTGCAAAGCTAAATCAATTCGATTCAATGACAAAATCCATTTTAATacacaaaattaataatttaatatttgAGGCGGAAATGAGGAAGTATTCAGGTTCAACATCTTCATCAGGATTTAGTCCTTCATCTACACCTACCCTTAACCCATCTCCCTCTATTTCTCTTCTGGCCAATGATACACAACAGACAGGTTTGAACAAATTGTAA